One Senegalimassilia faecalis genomic window, CACTTCCTTAAGGCGTTTGAGTTGAGATGCGTTGAGGGTTGTTTTCATCTGCTCAAGAATTACGTTGATGGTGGAGTTCATGGTATTCCCCTTTGTCCGTTGCTGAACTCCAATAATTAGCGCAGAGCGAGATAAATGGCTATTTAGAAGAACTGGCACGCGCCATGTATGTGAACGCAATGCAAGAACATGCAGATAGTGCCGCGCTGCGCGATTTAGCAGAATTCAATCCGGAAACGTATTCGCCTAAAGAAAACTGGAGTGCTGTAAGCTACATTGATACCAGCGCCCTTATGCTAAACGATCTGGCAGGGCTTCAGCACTTCAATCTCGCCGAAGAAAAGCTTCCAGCCAGAGCTCGTCGCAAGGTCTCCGACGGTGACATTCTCTACTCAACCGTTAGGCCCAATCAAAACCATTATGGATTGCTGTACGGTCCGGTGCCGCATATGTTGGCCTCTACAGCTTTCGCAGTAATACGACCAAACGATACGATCATGTCCCCGCTTGTCTACCTCGCACTTACAGATGCGAGAATTACCAAGACGCTCCAACAGCTTGCCGAAACAAGCACTTCAACCATTCCGTCGATTAGACCAGTAGACCTTGAGCAAATTGCTGTACTAGTACCTTCGGATGAATGCGGGAATGAAATTGCCGCTCAAATTGGAACAGCTTTCAAACAGATCGATTGCAATAAACGAGAAAATCGTAAGCTTGCCGCTCTCCGTGACGCTCTTCTCCCCAAACTCATGTCGGGTGAAATCGACGTTTCGAAAGTAGACCTCACGCAGCTAAATAGCCATTTACCAAAGTGGCGGGCGATCTGTTGCAAATTCAGGGGCATCCCTACATACCTGCCACAACTGCAACTGCTGTCACGCAAGCATGTGTTGGAACCATGAAAGTTTGGTACTTCTTGGAGTTTGGGACCACTTTGGGACCACTTGGGGGTCCAGACAAAGAAAAAGGTCACAAGCTTGAGCCTGTGACCTGGTGTTTCTGGTCGCGGGGGCAGGATTTGAACCTACGGCCTCCGGGTTATGAGCCCGGCGAGCTACCAGACTGCTCCACCCCGCATCGTGCGACCCGCTTTCCAGAAGTTGTAAGCGCTTCGGAAAAGCTGCAAGAAAGAACTATACGCGCGGTTTCGCGTATGTGCAAGTAAAACCTTGCTCATCACAAAACCGTCACAATTAAGTTGCCTGCGTTCGCCGTTTGCCGCATGCTGCGGTTGGCGTACAATCGCACGAAACGGCAGCAAGCCGTGCTGGTATCGCGAAAAGAGGGACCTATGCAAATCATCACCGATCAGGTTTACGCATTCTCGAAGGACAACAAACCCTGCGCCACCGCCAAGCCGGGCGAGGTGCTGCAGTTCAACACGCTCGACTGCTTCAGCAACCGCATCCCCGACGAGAGCACCACCATGGCCGATCTCGATTACACGTACGGCTTCGCGAACCCCGCCGCCGGCCCTGTGTACATCGAAGGCGCCGAGCCGGGCGACGTGCTGGTGGTGGACATTTACGACGTGAAAGTTGCCGACGAGGGCACCATCGCCACCGACGACCATTGCGGCCCGCTGTTCGAAACGACGGGCTACCGCACGAAGAAAATCCCCATCAAGGACGGCATGGCCACGTTTAACCAGGTCAGCTTCCCGATTGACCCCATGATCGGCGTCATCGGCATCGCGCCTTCGGGCCCCGACGTCATCGACGGCTTCGTGGGCAGTCACGGCGGCAACATGGACAACAAGAAAATCACGAAGGGCACGCGCCTGTATTTCCCCGTGCGCGTCCCCGGCGCGTTGCTGCAGATGGGCGACGTGCACGCCACCATGGGCGATGCCGAGCTGTGCGGCACCGGCATCGAGATTCCGGCCGAAATCACCGTGCGTGTGCAGCTGGTGAAAGACTTCGAGCTGAACTGGCCCGTGCTGGAAACGTTCGGCGCGCAGGGCAAGTGGTATGTGAACGCCTGCGCCCCGCATTACGAAGAAGCCCTGATGAACGCCTCGAAGGAGCTGCAACGCCTGCTCATGCGCATCACCGGCTGGGACGCGGTGGAAACCTACATGTATATGTCGGTGCAAAGCGACGTGGAGATCAGCCAGGGCTGCGAGCCGTGCGAAGTCGAGCTGTCCCTGCGCATCGGTACGCCGAAGCTGCCGCAGTTCCCCTCGCTCGTGCCGCAGCCGTAAGGTTTGCGTGGGCGCTGGCGGGCGAGCGCGTTGCGGGGCTGCCGGTGAGCGCCGGCGCGAATCGCTGGCGGGCGGCGGCGCGGTTCGCCGTAGCGCGAATCACGGGGGGCAGCTTGCCTGCCCGCGTGCGAACACAGCTTGCCGGTGCGGCTCGTTGTCTTCGCAAGCACCTGCAACGCTTGCGTTCGCGTAACCGTTCGCAACGCAAAAAACGCCGTTCGCCAAGCGCGAGCAAGAAAACTTCTCCGGTACGCGCACGAAGCACATATGTCGAACCAAAGCGAAAAGAGGCCCGTTTTCCCACAAAAATGGGCCTCTTTCCATCTTCGCAAGCCGCCGATTTCGCCCATATCGGCCAAAAGCAGCACTCATACGTGACTTTTACGGTCACATTTGCAAAAACGCGTATTCGCTTTACTGCGTCAAAGTGGTAAAGTACCCGCATATTGCGCAGAGCCGGGGGACCAGCTTCCGGCCCTGCGCAATGTTCATTTTCCCAAGAAGAAAGAGAGGACAGGGAAATGGCAGCAGGAAACGCCCCCGCAAAAGGTGGCGCGGGGGACAACATCGAGCAGTTCGGCTATAAGCAAGAGCTGCGCCGCGGGATGGGCCTGTGGGACGTCGTGATGTATGGCGTTCTGTTCATGGTTATCATCGCGCCGCAATCCATCTTCGGTTCCATTCAGCAGAACAGCCATGGCATGACGCCGCTGGTGTACATCATCGGCTTCGTGGCCATCATGTTCACCGCCATGAGCTACATGCGCATGTCTGGCCGGTTCCCCATCGCGGGTTCCGTGTACTCGTACGTGCAGCGCGGCATCAACCCGCACGTCGGCTTCATTGCCGGCTGGCTGATCCTGCTGGACTACATTCTGGTTCCGTCCCTGCTCATCGTCATGGTCATGAACTGGGGCACCGCATTGATCCCCAACAGCCCGGCATGGTTGTGGGCCGTGGTGTTCATTGCGTTCAACACGTTCGTGAACATCCGCGGTATCCAGATGAGCCGCGGCGTTGACTGGGTCATCTTCGTCATCGAGGTGCTGGCCGTTATCGCGTTCATCGCGTTGGGCTGCAACTTCGTTATGGGCGGCGGCGGCGCGGGCGGCTTCGTGCTTGACCCGATTTACCAGGAAGGCCAGGTCGACGCGCACTTCATCGCTTCCGGCATCTCCCTGGCGGCGCTTTCGTTCCTCGGCTTCGACGGCATGTCCACGCTGGCTGAGGAAACCCGCGAGCCCGAGAAGAACATCGGTCGCGGCATCCTGATTGCGCTGTGCGCCATCATCGTCGTGTTCGTTGCGCAGACCTACATCGCCGCTATCGTGCAGCCCGACTGGGCGAACACCGACCCCGACATGGGCTTC contains:
- a CDS encoding restriction endonuclease subunit S, producing MYVNAMQEHADSAALRDLAEFNPETYSPKENWSAVSYIDTSALMLNDLAGLQHFNLAEEKLPARARRKVSDGDILYSTVRPNQNHYGLLYGPVPHMLASTAFAVIRPNDTIMSPLVYLALTDARITKTLQQLAETSTSTIPSIRPVDLEQIAVLVPSDECGNEIAAQIGTAFKQIDCNKRENRKLAALRDALLPKLMSGEIDVSKVDLTQLNSHLPKWRAICCKFRGIPTYLPQLQLLSRKHVLEP
- a CDS encoding acetamidase/formamidase family protein, translated to MQIITDQVYAFSKDNKPCATAKPGEVLQFNTLDCFSNRIPDESTTMADLDYTYGFANPAAGPVYIEGAEPGDVLVVDIYDVKVADEGTIATDDHCGPLFETTGYRTKKIPIKDGMATFNQVSFPIDPMIGVIGIAPSGPDVIDGFVGSHGGNMDNKKITKGTRLYFPVRVPGALLQMGDVHATMGDAELCGTGIEIPAEITVRVQLVKDFELNWPVLETFGAQGKWYVNACAPHYEEALMNASKELQRLLMRITGWDAVETYMYMSVQSDVEISQGCEPCEVELSLRIGTPKLPQFPSLVPQP
- a CDS encoding APC family permease, with the protein product MAAGNAPAKGGAGDNIEQFGYKQELRRGMGLWDVVMYGVLFMVIIAPQSIFGSIQQNSHGMTPLVYIIGFVAIMFTAMSYMRMSGRFPIAGSVYSYVQRGINPHVGFIAGWLILLDYILVPSLLIVMVMNWGTALIPNSPAWLWAVVFIAFNTFVNIRGIQMSRGVDWVIFVIEVLAVIAFIALGCNFVMGGGGAGGFVLDPIYQEGQVDAHFIASGISLAALSFLGFDGMSTLAEETREPEKNIGRGILIALCAIIVVFVAQTYIAAIVQPDWANTDPDMGFFDSVMLVGGPVFYKIMLVINIVAIGIANIMNAQMASSRLLFSMGRDGVIPKVFGKVHPKYQTPWFSAVFLGVVTLCLSIPMGDKMTELAGLVNFGALASFILLNFAVFLFFFIREKKRNTLGDIVKYLICPWIGIAILVYVFTGFETMTYVVGIVWLVIGLIIGAVKSKGYREVPEAFKHLEV